In Thermococcus sp. MV5, the following are encoded in one genomic region:
- a CDS encoding 2-phosphoglycerate kinase, giving the protein MIIVVDPEKRTKIPFSRGILTRSITSTGVDVGIAYSIAAEIVKDLERRKVKLITKDEIREIAYKKLLEHGLKDAARKYLFWHELRKLKYPMIILLGGATGVGKSTLATELAFRLGIRTVIGTDTVREVMRKMISRDLLPAIHTSSFLAWRELRNVPRDVNPLIYGFESQVRYISVGINAVIERSYKEGFNTIIEGIHLVPGYLTLNERSFMYMITVRSLEALEARFYERARYSLRPAEYYVKNIEDIIHIQDYLAKKAKEHGVPIIENIELEESINTIMSHLMKEIPKRLRERGIKLEI; this is encoded by the coding sequence ATGATAATCGTGGTCGATCCTGAAAAAAGGACAAAAATCCCCTTTTCCAGAGGAATCCTCACTAGATCTATAACTTCCACCGGTGTTGATGTTGGTATAGCCTATTCTATAGCCGCTGAGATAGTAAAGGATCTGGAGAGAAGAAAGGTAAAACTGATAACAAAAGATGAAATCAGGGAGATAGCGTATAAAAAGCTTCTAGAGCACGGTCTAAAGGATGCTGCAAGAAAATACCTCTTTTGGCACGAACTTAGAAAGCTAAAGTACCCAATGATAATACTCCTTGGTGGAGCAACGGGAGTTGGAAAATCCACGCTTGCAACTGAGTTAGCATTTAGACTGGGAATAAGAACCGTGATAGGCACGGATACCGTTAGGGAAGTTATGAGAAAAATGATCAGCAGAGACCTCCTTCCTGCAATCCATACCTCTTCATTTTTAGCCTGGAGAGAACTTAGAAATGTACCAAGAGATGTAAACCCCCTTATTTATGGATTTGAAAGTCAGGTAAGATACATAAGCGTTGGAATTAACGCAGTCATAGAGCGTTCATATAAGGAGGGGTTCAACACGATAATAGAGGGAATCCACCTCGTACCGGGGTATCTAACACTTAACGAAAGAAGTTTTATGTATATGATAACCGTAAGAAGTCTTGAAGCTCTTGAAGCAAGATTTTACGAAAGGGCACGTTACAGTCTTCGACCCGCCGAATACTATGTGAAAAATATCGAAGATATTATTCACATTCAGGACTACTTAGCCAAAAAAGCGAAAGAACATGGGGTTCCCATAATAGAGAATATTGAGCTCGAAGAATCCATAAATACTATAATGAGCCATCTGATGAAAGAGATACCTAAACGGCTTAGGGAAAGAGGGATTAAATTAGAAATCTAA
- a CDS encoding aromatic amino acid transport family protein, protein MKRLTLAEASAILIGTQIGAGVLGLPYALREAGPILGVIVIILTGLLTLLTALFVLEVASKSEGKSLSKLTEEHLGKFGGILMFMSISILAYGALIAYIAGSADILSSLLGIRAEIVAMIFWLVMSLIVFMGLKTSGEAELILNGVLLSAIIISIVLVFGNISPEYIRYANSSAALRGVGVALFAYVSHMVIPELLKGLKDVRITTKAVFVGYLTPMILYALFILAFIGAFGPETPELATKVLEGLYGSLGRWIGLLLPLAAICTSYIGIALSQMDNIREMLGCSKISSWFLAVVPPLAIYFAGLKSFVNALWLAGTFGGVIYAGILPTLMYLKVKKKEVNFHLHIPHGIVYLSGLVFLMVFVYSLASLV, encoded by the coding sequence ATGAAGAGGCTGACACTTGCTGAAGCAAGCGCAATACTAATAGGAACTCAAATTGGAGCTGGTGTTTTGGGTTTGCCATATGCTTTAAGAGAGGCTGGACCGATATTGGGAGTTATTGTGATAATTCTTACGGGCCTTTTAACACTTCTAACTGCATTATTTGTTTTGGAAGTTGCCTCTAAGAGTGAGGGAAAAAGTCTTTCAAAGCTTACTGAAGAGCATCTCGGAAAATTTGGTGGGATTCTAATGTTCATGAGCATCTCAATCTTAGCTTATGGTGCTCTTATAGCATACATAGCAGGGAGTGCAGATATACTCTCTTCGTTACTTGGAATTAGGGCAGAAATTGTTGCGATGATATTCTGGCTAGTAATGAGCTTAATTGTATTTATGGGTCTTAAAACTTCTGGGGAGGCCGAATTAATTCTCAATGGAGTACTTCTTTCTGCAATTATCATTTCAATAGTGCTGGTCTTTGGGAACATTTCTCCAGAATATATAAGGTATGCAAACTCCTCTGCTGCTCTACGTGGAGTAGGAGTAGCACTATTCGCCTACGTTAGTCATATGGTAATTCCTGAGCTTCTGAAGGGGCTTAAAGATGTCAGAATTACAACAAAAGCAGTTTTTGTAGGGTATCTCACTCCAATGATACTCTATGCTCTTTTCATCTTGGCTTTTATTGGTGCATTTGGTCCTGAGACTCCTGAACTGGCAACAAAAGTACTTGAAGGTCTTTATGGTTCTTTAGGGAGGTGGATTGGTCTATTATTGCCCTTAGCAGCCATATGTACAAGCTATATAGGAATAGCGCTTTCTCAGATGGATAACATTAGAGAAATGCTTGGGTGCAGTAAGATAAGTTCATGGTTCTTAGCAGTTGTGCCGCCTTTGGCAATATATTTTGCCGGTCTTAAAAGCTTTGTAAATGCTCTATGGCTTGCAGGAACCTTTGGGGGAGTGATCTATGCTGGGATACTTCCAACCCTCATGTACCTTAAAGTGAAGAAAAAAGAGGTGAATTTCCATTTGCATATTCCCCATGGGATAGTATATCTCTCTGGCCTGGTATTTCTCATGGTTTTTGTTTATTCTTTGGCCTCTCTTGTTTGA
- a CDS encoding 2,3-diphosphoglycerate synthetase — protein MRMVLIDGEHYPDVTAWAIKKLGNVSCAVFLGGTEKIGDIKSLEKQIGVKLYHEDNYLSAIKKAIRENIIEEVVDLSDEPVVNYEDRFRIAALLLKLGIKYKGADFEFSPKKLKKINKPTLTILGTGKRVGKTAVSGFVARTLKEIAKPIIVTMGRGGPEEPEIIEGEKLEITPEFLIKITESGRHAASDHFEDALTARVLTIGCRRCGGGMAGFSFFDIVDKGIKLAEELEGDIVILEGSGATFPAVKADKYITVVGAPQKLEFIKSYFGPFRVALADLIVVTLADMVNEEKLRVLKKLLSEINSEADIHLTAFKPRPLGEVTGKKAILIMTAPSEGLEKAAKHLEESYNIEIIGKSHNLANRPKLKEDLKRFSNYDTILVELKAAAVDVVTREALKQGKDVIYLDNEPVNIDGKDLRGSVLEIGRDLKGVQR, from the coding sequence ATGAGAATGGTACTGATAGATGGGGAGCACTACCCCGATGTAACTGCATGGGCCATTAAAAAGCTTGGAAATGTTTCCTGTGCAGTGTTCTTAGGGGGTACTGAGAAGATAGGAGATATTAAATCCCTGGAAAAACAGATAGGCGTTAAGCTTTATCATGAGGATAATTACCTATCAGCAATTAAGAAAGCAATTAGAGAGAATATAATCGAAGAAGTCGTAGACCTGAGCGATGAACCTGTTGTAAATTATGAAGACAGATTTAGGATAGCTGCCCTTTTATTGAAACTTGGCATTAAGTATAAGGGTGCAGACTTTGAGTTCTCCCCCAAGAAATTAAAGAAAATAAACAAACCTACGCTCACAATCCTTGGAACTGGAAAAAGAGTAGGAAAAACCGCTGTAAGCGGATTTGTTGCAAGAACCCTTAAGGAGATTGCAAAACCTATAATCGTGACAATGGGACGAGGAGGACCAGAAGAACCAGAGATAATAGAAGGAGAGAAGCTTGAGATAACTCCTGAGTTTCTCATTAAAATAACTGAATCGGGGAGACACGCAGCATCAGACCACTTTGAAGATGCTTTAACAGCAAGAGTGCTAACAATAGGATGTAGAAGATGTGGGGGAGGAATGGCAGGCTTTAGCTTCTTTGACATAGTTGACAAAGGTATAAAGCTAGCCGAAGAACTCGAAGGGGACATAGTCATACTTGAAGGTAGTGGAGCAACTTTTCCAGCAGTGAAGGCCGATAAATACATCACTGTTGTTGGAGCACCACAAAAACTTGAGTTCATTAAGAGCTACTTTGGCCCATTCCGGGTTGCACTGGCGGATTTGATTGTAGTGACTCTTGCAGACATGGTAAATGAAGAGAAACTTAGAGTCCTCAAGAAACTCCTAAGTGAAATAAACTCAGAAGCCGATATCCATTTAACCGCATTCAAACCACGGCCGTTGGGAGAAGTAACAGGAAAAAAGGCAATTCTCATTATGACAGCACCTTCAGAAGGTCTAGAAAAAGCAGCTAAACACTTGGAAGAATCATATAATATAGAGATTATTGGTAAAAGCCATAATTTAGCCAACAGACCAAAGTTAAAGGAGGATTTGAAACGTTTTAGTAATTATGATACTATTCTTGTAGAACTAAAAGCTGCTGCCGTGGACGTTGTCACAAGGGAAGCCCTCAAACAGGGGAAAGATGTTATATATCTCGATAACGAACCAGTTAATATAGATGGAAAAGATTTGAGAGGCTCTGTGTTGGAGATAGGGCGAGACCTCAAGGGGGTTCAAAGATGA
- a CDS encoding cyclic nucleotide-binding/CBS domain-containing protein translates to MDENAPIKVYMTKKLIGVRPDNTIQEACKIMVEFDIGSLVVIDQHEKVIGFFTKSDIIRRVIVPGLDYTTPITEIMTKDLITVDANTPLKEVLKIMAAKRIKHMLIEEEGKVVGIFTLSDLLEASRRKLETAISAE, encoded by the coding sequence ATGGATGAAAATGCTCCAATAAAGGTTTACATGACTAAAAAGTTGATAGGGGTAAGGCCAGATAATACCATTCAAGAGGCCTGCAAGATAATGGTGGAATTTGATATTGGCTCTCTAGTTGTCATAGACCAACATGAAAAGGTTATAGGATTTTTTACGAAGAGTGACATTATAAGAAGAGTCATCGTTCCAGGGTTGGATTATACAACCCCCATAACGGAGATCATGACAAAGGATTTAATTACGGTAGATGCGAATACCCCACTAAAAGAAGTATTGAAAATAATGGCAGCAAAGAGAATAAAACACATGCTTATTGAAGAAGAAGGGAAAGTTGTTGGCATTTTTACCCTCAGTGATCTTCTTGAAGCAAGTAGAAGAAAACTTGAAACAGCAATCTCGGCAGAGTGA